One genomic segment of Chitinophaga parva includes these proteins:
- a CDS encoding alpha-ketoglutarate-dependent dioxygenase AlkB family protein, protein MRLFEDAALFDEGRKYFKDFHLPGTELKLWERFFEKADSDRFFQCLKTGTPWQQRERKLYDRTLPDPRLTAFYGGSTGFAWTPELLEIKAKVEAQCNITFDRVLLNFYRDGNDSVAWHSDTLPAEGKHHAVASVTFGETRLFKVRHKTRKDVSRLDIPLTHGSLLLMGETMQDHYEHHVPKTSKETGPRINLTFRIGEPGTIRNPYSPSV, encoded by the coding sequence ATGAGACTTTTTGAAGATGCAGCGCTGTTTGATGAGGGAAGAAAATACTTCAAAGATTTCCATCTCCCCGGCACCGAACTTAAATTATGGGAACGTTTTTTTGAGAAAGCAGATTCCGACCGGTTTTTCCAATGTTTAAAAACCGGTACCCCCTGGCAGCAGCGGGAGCGCAAACTTTATGACCGTACCCTGCCAGACCCGCGGTTAACAGCCTTCTATGGCGGCAGTACCGGTTTTGCATGGACCCCTGAACTGCTGGAAATAAAAGCAAAAGTGGAAGCACAATGTAACATTACATTTGACCGGGTGCTGCTCAATTTTTACCGGGATGGCAACGACTCCGTGGCCTGGCATAGTGATACCCTGCCCGCGGAGGGAAAGCACCACGCCGTTGCCTCGGTTACTTTCGGAGAAACACGGTTATTCAAAGTAAGACATAAGACCCGCAAAGACGTATCCCGGCTGGATATACCACTTACCCACGGCAGCCTGCTACTGATGGGCGAAACCATGCAGGACCACTACGAACATCATGTACCCAAGACCAGCAAGGAAACCGGTCCGCGGATCAACCTTACGTTCCGCATCGGGGAACCTGGCACCATCCGGAATCCCTATAGCCCCAGTGTTTAA
- a CDS encoding sialidase family protein — MKRSSTCLLLLLACSAAIAQTNKPLRWSAPITINDVPVFKDSGAVPAAGVGSRRHHGRYGSQYARLLMLRDGSWLAGYTVSRQEGYDRNKPFDATATGGLELEVSRSTDQGKSWNIIANIAEPGRDLDNAQLIETPQGAVLLACRSVRWQESYILRLYKSDDKGNHWAPYSVIDSTAGAPGALGNPDKGIYEPHCYYLKDGRLAVQYANEKHVVETPSYSQIISEKISPDNGKTWGPEIWVAYEPGHPASRPGMPVWTRMKNGKYITVYEICGPEKCNIYYKTSEDGIHWPVGLGHPIPDQMGGPFIVSLKDGRLLVSSNVNNISGSDDFGKTWSSLGTPWQQILWSALYQAPSGQVISVNSAKREEGGNNIQMVVTK; from the coding sequence ATGAAACGATCTTCCACGTGCCTGCTGCTCCTGCTGGCCTGCAGTGCTGCCATTGCCCAAACCAACAAGCCGTTGCGATGGTCGGCCCCCATTACCATTAATGATGTTCCAGTTTTCAAAGACAGCGGCGCGGTGCCGGCAGCTGGCGTGGGAAGCCGCCGCCATCACGGGCGTTACGGCTCCCAGTATGCACGCCTGCTCATGCTCCGCGATGGCTCCTGGCTGGCCGGTTACACCGTTTCCCGCCAGGAAGGCTACGACCGTAACAAGCCGTTCGATGCAACAGCCACCGGCGGCCTGGAACTGGAAGTATCGCGCAGTACGGACCAGGGTAAGTCCTGGAACATTATTGCCAACATTGCTGAACCGGGCCGTGACCTGGATAATGCACAACTCATTGAAACGCCCCAAGGCGCTGTGCTACTGGCCTGCCGTAGTGTGCGGTGGCAGGAGTCTTACATTTTGCGGCTGTATAAAAGCGATGATAAGGGAAATCACTGGGCGCCTTACAGTGTTATCGATTCTACCGCTGGTGCGCCGGGCGCTTTGGGAAACCCGGATAAAGGCATTTACGAGCCGCACTGCTACTACCTGAAAGACGGGCGCCTGGCCGTGCAGTACGCCAATGAAAAACATGTGGTGGAGACACCCTCTTACTCACAGATCATTTCTGAAAAGATCTCGCCGGACAATGGTAAAACATGGGGCCCGGAAATATGGGTAGCTTATGAACCGGGGCATCCGGCATCGCGGCCCGGCATGCCGGTGTGGACGCGGATGAAGAATGGTAAATATATCACAGTGTACGAGATCTGCGGCCCGGAGAAATGCAATATCTATTACAAGACCAGTGAAGATGGCATCCATTGGCCGGTAGGCCTGGGCCATCCCATCCCGGACCAGATGGGAGGCCCGTTCATTGTGAGTTTAAAAGATGGGCGCCTGCTGGTGAGCTCTAATGTCAACAATATTTCCGGGAGTGATGATTTTGGCAAAACGTGGAGCAGCCTGGGTACGCCCTGGCAGCAGATCCTGTGGAGTGCGTTGTACCAGGCACCTTCCGGCCAGGTGATCTCCGTGAATTCCGCAAAGCGGGAAGAAGGCGGGAACAATATTCAAATGGTGGTAACGAAATGA
- a CDS encoding Lrp/AsnC family transcriptional regulator — MDKQLDQLDKDLLRLLQKDAQLTNKEIAGRLHKSVATVHERIRQLREAGYITKVVALVDRKKIDLGLVAFSQVLLHDHAATTLRSFETAVAKFPEVMECFQMTGTFDFILRVATRDMDTYHTFYRKLAALPNISTVQSFFVLSETKSDTAYPIV; from the coding sequence ATGGATAAACAACTTGATCAGCTCGACAAGGACTTGCTCCGCCTCCTGCAAAAAGATGCACAGCTTACCAATAAGGAAATTGCCGGGAGGCTGCATAAATCTGTAGCCACCGTGCATGAGCGGATCCGCCAGCTCCGGGAAGCCGGCTATATCACCAAAGTGGTGGCACTGGTAGACCGAAAGAAGATTGACCTGGGGCTGGTGGCATTCAGCCAGGTGTTATTGCATGATCATGCCGCCACTACGTTAAGGTCTTTTGAAACCGCGGTGGCAAAGTTTCCTGAAGTGATGGAATGTTTCCAGATGACGGGGACATTTGATTTTATATTACGGGTAGCCACCCGCGATATGGACACATATCACACGTTCTACCGCAAGCTGGCCGCATTGCCTAATATCAGTACCGTACAAAGTTTTTTCGTGTTATCTGAAACGAAAAGTGATACTGCCTACCCGATCGTGTAA
- a CDS encoding winged helix-turn-helix transcriptional regulator, whose product MKKNDKTCPEVATCSVDYAFKRIGGKYKGRILWYLHEHSILRYGELSRTVPDITTKMLTQTLKELEADHLINRKVYREVPPKVEYTLTEVGKELIPFITYLKEWGDRQIKKEKKVKNSA is encoded by the coding sequence ATGAAAAAGAATGACAAAACCTGCCCGGAAGTGGCAACTTGTTCTGTTGATTACGCATTTAAACGAATCGGTGGCAAATACAAAGGGAGGATCCTATGGTACCTGCACGAGCATTCTATTTTGCGTTACGGAGAATTGAGCAGGACGGTGCCTGATATCACCACGAAAATGCTCACACAAACGCTGAAAGAACTGGAAGCCGACCATCTCATTAACCGGAAAGTTTACCGGGAAGTCCCTCCGAAGGTTGAATACACGTTAACGGAAGTCGGAAAGGAATTGATCCCGTTCATCACTTACCTTAAAGAATGGGGCGACAGGCAAATCAAGAAAGAAAAAAAAGTGAAAAACAGCGCATGA
- a CDS encoding amidohydrolase family protein — translation MRIITLEEHLSFPEMAAQVPQEALGNFGKSPRMQQLAPLLEDITGQRLASMDRNGISMQVLSVDSAGANLLDDEKAPAFATRYNDLIAARIADHRDRFTAFAHLPTTAPVAAADELERVVKDYRFCGAMIRGVTRDQFLDHPKFAPIFERAERLNVPLYLHPGLPPKGVADIYYSQLSGNEGMVEALACYGWGWHSETALHVLRLFYAGIFDQYPRLKIIIGHMGEMLPMMMARSGRALAPGMGGANQRTLADTFREQVFITTSGFFTQPPFKLALETIGLDNLLFSVDYPFSTNEMGREFLDNTGLSVPDLEKLAYRNAARVLGL, via the coding sequence ATGCGCATCATTACGCTTGAAGAACATCTTTCCTTTCCGGAAATGGCGGCCCAGGTGCCGCAGGAAGCACTGGGCAACTTTGGAAAATCGCCCCGCATGCAGCAACTGGCGCCCCTGCTGGAAGACATCACCGGCCAGCGGCTGGCATCTATGGACCGTAACGGCATCAGCATGCAGGTGCTTTCTGTAGACAGCGCCGGCGCTAATTTGCTGGATGACGAAAAAGCACCCGCTTTTGCCACCCGTTATAATGACCTGATTGCAGCACGCATTGCGGATCACCGCGATCGTTTCACTGCGTTTGCACACCTGCCCACCACCGCGCCCGTGGCGGCTGCGGATGAACTGGAGCGCGTAGTGAAGGATTACCGTTTTTGTGGCGCTATGATCCGTGGTGTAACCCGTGACCAATTCCTGGACCACCCTAAGTTTGCGCCTATCTTTGAAAGGGCAGAGCGGCTGAATGTACCGTTGTACCTGCATCCCGGTTTGCCGCCCAAAGGTGTGGCGGATATCTATTACAGCCAGCTCTCGGGCAATGAAGGCATGGTGGAAGCCCTGGCCTGCTACGGGTGGGGATGGCATTCAGAAACAGCATTGCACGTACTGCGCCTTTTCTACGCCGGTATTTTTGATCAGTATCCCAGGCTGAAGATCATCATTGGTCATATGGGGGAAATGCTGCCCATGATGATGGCGCGTTCCGGGCGGGCCCTGGCCCCTGGCATGGGAGGTGCCAATCAACGCACACTGGCAGATACTTTCCGGGAGCAGGTGTTCATCACCACGAGCGGATTTTTTACACAACCCCCGTTTAAACTGGCGTTGGAAACCATTGGGCTGGACAACCTGTTATTTTCCGTGGACTATCCTTTCAGCACCAACGAAATGGGCCGGGAGTTCCTGGACAATACAGGCCTCTCCGTGCCAGACCTGGAAAAACTGGCGTACCGCAATGCAGCCCGTGTGCTGGGCCTGTAG
- a CDS encoding sialidase family protein, translating to MTISRTTGKLLALLLFACSAFHMRVCGQDTVPGIIIDHVPAAARQYIGSPSICILPNGHYIASHDFFGPASNEATHATTRIFESTDQGNTWHAIAAINQFWSGLFVHRGALYIMGVRNAEGDCIIRRSKDGGHSWTEPTGSHNGLLLPASAMVGYHTAPVPVIAAHGRIWRAMEQVKPGGPWGDFYAFMLSAGNRKDLLYAGSWTTSGKLALDKNLHKGAGWLEGNAVVAPDGNIKDLLRVHYLKKGEEKAAIINISADGKAVAFDSTSGVFDFPGGAKKFCIRYDAQTRKYWTLSNYVPAAYANDNQERVRNTLALCSSTDLVHWRVNHIILQSDNVAKHGFQYADWVFDGNDIIAVVRTAYDDATGGADNQHNANYMIFKRVAGFRQWDK from the coding sequence ATGACGATTTCACGTACTACCGGCAAACTACTTGCCCTGCTGCTCTTTGCCTGCTCCGCCTTTCACATGCGTGTATGCGGCCAGGATACAGTGCCCGGCATTATCATTGACCACGTACCTGCTGCAGCCAGGCAGTACATTGGCTCTCCAAGCATCTGCATCCTGCCCAATGGTCATTACATCGCATCACACGATTTTTTCGGACCTGCATCTAACGAGGCCACCCACGCCACTACCAGGATCTTTGAATCGACAGACCAAGGCAACACCTGGCATGCCATTGCAGCCATCAACCAGTTCTGGTCCGGCCTCTTTGTGCACCGGGGCGCCCTGTACATCATGGGGGTGCGCAACGCGGAGGGGGATTGCATTATCCGCCGGTCTAAGGATGGTGGCCATAGCTGGACGGAACCTACCGGCAGCCATAACGGCCTGCTGCTGCCAGCGTCCGCAATGGTGGGCTACCACACGGCACCGGTGCCGGTGATCGCGGCCCATGGCAGGATCTGGCGTGCCATGGAGCAGGTGAAGCCTGGTGGCCCCTGGGGCGACTTTTACGCCTTCATGCTGAGCGCCGGCAACCGCAAGGACCTGCTGTATGCCGGCAGTTGGACCACCTCCGGCAAACTGGCACTGGATAAAAACCTGCATAAAGGGGCTGGCTGGCTGGAAGGCAATGCCGTAGTGGCACCGGATGGCAATATAAAAGACCTGCTGCGGGTGCACTACCTCAAAAAGGGCGAAGAAAAAGCGGCCATCATCAATATCAGCGCAGATGGAAAAGCAGTAGCGTTTGACAGTACCAGTGGTGTTTTCGACTTCCCGGGCGGGGCTAAGAAATTCTGCATCCGCTACGATGCGCAAACCCGGAAATACTGGACCCTGAGTAACTATGTGCCCGCAGCCTATGCAAACGATAACCAGGAAAGGGTGCGGAACACGCTGGCCTTGTGCAGCTCAACGGACCTGGTTCACTGGCGCGTAAACCATATCATCCTGCAAAGCGACAATGTGGCCAAACATGGCTTCCAGTATGCAGATTGGGTATTTGATGGCAACGATATCATTGCCGTGGTAAGAACCGCGTATGACGATGCAACAGGTGGCGCCGATAACCAGCACAATGCAAATTATATGATCTTTAAACGCGTGGCCGGTTTCCGGCAATGGGATAAATAA
- a CDS encoding SGNH/GDSL hydrolase family protein, whose protein sequence is MKKLLFLYIVLLPLFSFTPKAVVWVAVGDSFTYLNDHLDETGNRVTQGYLTRVAAGFPGLRYINQGHNGWKATDIAGNIDQLGLVKADVYTVLLGTNDWWGGRPLGTLDDYKNNTGNATTFGAFRIIIDKLRALNPAAGIVLITPMQRNDFVYILDPNNNAYGSYKPKNGQTLEAFANAVRDIGKLEKLPVIDLYHDRQLDLSQLVHFKRLKDTATGHYENYRFPASAGIPFDPKHDAYPYPQEAMDITYDGLHPSDKGNAIIAGKIIRAFKQLGL, encoded by the coding sequence ATGAAAAAGCTCCTCTTCTTATATATTGTGTTGTTGCCGCTTTTTTCCTTCACTCCCAAAGCAGTGGTGTGGGTAGCCGTTGGCGATTCCTTTACTTACCTGAATGACCACCTGGATGAAACGGGGAACCGGGTTACCCAGGGCTACCTGACCCGCGTAGCAGCCGGCTTCCCGGGGTTGCGCTACATTAACCAGGGCCATAATGGCTGGAAAGCAACTGACATTGCCGGCAATATAGATCAACTGGGCCTTGTGAAAGCGGATGTATACACCGTGCTGCTGGGCACTAATGACTGGTGGGGCGGCCGTCCGCTGGGCACCCTGGATGATTATAAAAATAACACGGGTAATGCCACCACCTTTGGCGCCTTCCGTATCATTATTGACAAGTTGCGGGCCCTCAATCCCGCTGCCGGAATAGTGCTCATTACGCCCATGCAACGCAATGATTTTGTGTACATCCTCGATCCCAATAATAATGCATACGGCTCCTACAAACCGAAGAACGGGCAAACCCTGGAAGCCTTTGCCAATGCGGTACGGGACATCGGCAAGCTGGAAAAACTGCCCGTAATAGACCTTTACCATGACCGGCAACTGGACCTCTCACAACTCGTCCATTTCAAACGGCTTAAAGATACCGCCACCGGCCATTACGAAAATTACCGCTTCCCGGCAAGCGCCGGCATCCCGTTTGATCCTAAGCATGATGCCTATCCTTACCCGCAGGAGGCGATGGACATTACGTATGATGGCCTGCATCCTTCGGATAAGGGCAATGCGATCATTGCGGGCAAGATCATCCGCGCTTTCAAACAACTGGGCCTTTAA
- a CDS encoding dihydrofolate reductase family protein, with protein MHTSLDGFAAGTKGEMDWIHVDEEIFDFGAERIMKTNTALYGRVTFQLMESYWPTAADQPGASKHDKEHAAWYKTVHKVVLSNTLDQATLTNTTVIGKDYAAALRKLKEDTSGEILLFGSPTAAHALLAENLIDECWLFVNPVLLGEGMPVFDGIKERLPLKLVKTHVFSAGVVCLQHERQQEK; from the coding sequence ATGCACACATCGCTCGATGGATTTGCTGCCGGTACAAAAGGCGAGATGGACTGGATCCATGTAGATGAAGAGATCTTTGATTTCGGGGCAGAAAGGATCATGAAAACCAATACGGCGTTATACGGCAGGGTTACCTTCCAGCTGATGGAAAGCTATTGGCCAACGGCGGCAGACCAGCCGGGAGCCAGCAAGCACGATAAAGAACATGCCGCCTGGTATAAAACCGTGCACAAAGTAGTATTGTCAAACACATTGGATCAGGCAACACTTACCAATACAACGGTGATCGGAAAAGATTATGCAGCTGCCCTCCGCAAATTGAAGGAGGATACAAGCGGGGAAATACTGCTGTTCGGAAGCCCTACCGCCGCTCATGCACTCCTGGCGGAAAATCTCATCGATGAATGCTGGCTGTTTGTCAACCCGGTATTGCTGGGGGAGGGGATGCCGGTTTTTGATGGTATTAAAGAAAGGCTGCCGCTGAAGCTCGTGAAGACCCATGTGTTCAGCGCTGGTGTGGTGTGCCTCCAGCACGAACGGCAGCAGGAAAAGTAA
- a CDS encoding DUF2200 domain-containing protein, with amino-acid sequence MDNTRVYRMSFASVYPLYIQKAERKGRTKAEVDTIIHWLTGYDEKGLQQVIANKTDFQTFFAEAPQLNPNASKITGVICGYRVEEIEDRLMQKVRYLDKLIDELAKGKAMEKILRK; translated from the coding sequence ATGGACAACACAAGAGTATACCGGATGTCATTTGCCAGTGTTTACCCGCTCTATATTCAAAAGGCGGAAAGAAAAGGACGCACCAAAGCGGAAGTGGATACCATCATCCACTGGCTGACGGGGTACGACGAAAAGGGCCTGCAGCAGGTCATTGCCAATAAGACCGACTTTCAAACTTTTTTTGCAGAAGCCCCACAACTCAATCCCAATGCATCTAAAATTACCGGCGTGATCTGCGGGTATCGCGTGGAAGAGATCGAAGACAGGCTGATGCAAAAAGTGCGTTACCTGGATAAGCTGATCGATGAGCTGGCAAAAGGAAAGGCCATGGAAAAGATCCTGCGGAAGTGA
- a CDS encoding KUP/HAK/KT family potassium transporter, producing MNRDSINKLSAAGLIVALGVIYGDIGTSPLYVLSAIIKNKAVTDELVLGALSLVIWTLTMQTTVKYVLLILKADNRGEGGIFALYALIRRRRRWLVIPAMIGGASLLADGIITPPMSVTSAVEGLRNIPLLHGITDNTIVIIVLVIILLLFFIQQFGTASIGKLFGPIMLLWFVMLAVLGLLHLGDYPAVFKAFNPWYGLRLLITYPGGFWIMGGVFLCTTGAEALYSDLGHAGLPNIRISWLFVKTCLILNYLGQGAWLLVHNKGIVVTQQLIDAGFNSFYGVMPSWFVMTGIVVAATAAVIASQALISGSFTLVSEAMRLNLWPRMAIRYPSELRGQLFLPGVNLLLLIGCCGVVLHFRKSSNMDAAYGLAITLCMLATTILFTNYLVQRRVRPLFIYAFLTVYLTIDGTFLVANLVKFREGGYIALIVAGLLFAVMFIWFRARKIKQRYMAVERLQPHVELLGELSNDASIPRYATHLVYLTTAESPAEIESKVIYSILRKQPKRADIYWFLHVDTVDDPYTMEYEVKQMLTNDLIRVDFHLGFRVQPRLDLMFRKVVQDLVINREVDVTSRYESLEKHNIIGDFTFVVLETYLNNDRDLDYFDRMIMRLYLWLKSVSLSDEKAFGLEANNVVVEHTPLDVNFHHGIKMKRVYPH from the coding sequence ATGAACAGGGATTCGATCAATAAATTATCTGCGGCTGGGCTGATAGTGGCGCTGGGGGTGATCTACGGGGACATTGGGACCTCGCCGCTGTACGTATTGTCTGCTATCATAAAAAATAAGGCGGTCACGGATGAACTGGTGCTGGGCGCTTTGTCGCTCGTGATCTGGACACTCACCATGCAAACCACGGTGAAGTATGTGCTGCTGATCCTGAAGGCAGACAACCGGGGGGAAGGTGGCATTTTTGCCCTGTATGCACTCATTCGGCGGCGGCGCAGGTGGCTGGTGATACCCGCCATGATAGGCGGTGCGTCCCTGCTGGCGGATGGCATTATTACCCCGCCCATGTCGGTAACGTCGGCCGTGGAAGGGCTGCGCAATATCCCGCTGCTGCACGGCATTACAGACAACACCATCGTTATTATCGTGCTGGTCATCATCCTGCTGCTGTTCTTTATCCAGCAGTTTGGTACGGCTTCCATCGGTAAGCTGTTTGGTCCGATAATGCTGCTCTGGTTTGTGATGCTGGCAGTGTTAGGCCTATTACACCTGGGAGATTATCCTGCGGTGTTCAAAGCATTCAATCCCTGGTACGGTTTGCGGCTGCTGATCACTTACCCGGGCGGGTTCTGGATCATGGGCGGTGTATTCCTGTGCACTACCGGTGCGGAGGCGCTCTACTCTGACCTGGGCCATGCGGGCCTGCCTAACATACGCATCTCCTGGCTGTTTGTGAAAACCTGTTTGATCCTGAATTACCTGGGCCAGGGCGCCTGGCTGCTGGTGCATAACAAGGGCATCGTAGTGACACAACAACTCATTGATGCGGGATTCAATTCATTTTATGGTGTAATGCCATCCTGGTTCGTGATGACCGGCATCGTGGTAGCGGCTACCGCCGCGGTAATAGCCAGCCAGGCCCTGATCAGCGGTTCGTTTACTCTGGTGAGTGAAGCCATGCGCCTGAACCTGTGGCCCCGCATGGCCATCCGTTATCCGTCGGAGCTCAGGGGACAATTATTCCTTCCGGGCGTAAACCTGTTATTGCTCATCGGGTGCTGCGGGGTAGTGCTGCATTTCCGGAAATCGAGCAATATGGATGCAGCCTATGGGCTGGCCATTACATTGTGTATGTTGGCTACCACCATCCTGTTCACTAACTACCTGGTGCAGCGCCGGGTGCGGCCTTTGTTCATCTATGCTTTCCTGACCGTGTACCTCACGATTGACGGCACTTTCCTGGTGGCTAACCTGGTGAAGTTCCGCGAGGGCGGCTACATTGCCCTCATCGTGGCAGGCCTGTTGTTTGCCGTGATGTTCATCTGGTTCAGGGCCCGGAAGATCAAACAGCGGTATATGGCAGTGGAGCGGTTGCAGCCCCACGTGGAGTTACTGGGAGAGTTGAGCAACGATGCTTCCATTCCCCGGTATGCCACGCACCTGGTGTATCTCACCACGGCGGAGTCGCCGGCGGAGATAGAAAGCAAGGTCATTTATTCCATCCTGCGCAAGCAACCCAAGCGCGCAGATATTTACTGGTTCCTGCATGTGGATACGGTGGATGATCCGTACACCATGGAATATGAAGTAAAACAAATGCTGACCAATGACCTGATCCGCGTGGATTTTCACCTGGGCTTCCGCGTACAACCCCGGCTGGACCTGATGTTCCGCAAAGTAGTGCAGGACCTGGTGATCAACCGGGAGGTGGATGTAACGAGCCGGTATGAAAGTCTGGAAAAGCATAACATCATTGGTGATTTCACGTTCGTGGTGCTGGAAACTTATTTGAATAATGACCGCGACCTGGACTACTTTGACCGGATGATCATGCGGCTGTACCTGTGGCTGAAGTCTGTAAGCCTTTCTGATGAAAAGGCCTTTGGGCTGGAGGCCAACAACGTGGTGGTGGAACACACCCCGCTGGATGTGAATTTCCACCACGGTATTAAAATGAAGCGGGTATACCCGCATTGA
- a CDS encoding sialate O-acetylesterase, translated as MTKLFALLGLALAPAGYAAAQVKLPAFITDSMVLQQATNAPIWGWSTPGQTVSVSGSWSSKAVTGVAGKDGKWMVKLPTPKAGGPYEVTIKANETKTLHGILIGEVWICSGQSNMEMPVQGWGAGTPIQNSATEIADANYPSIRMFTVDKAVGFAPQEDVKGSWATCAPTTVGSFSATAYFFGRQLYQQLHVPIGLIHTSWGGTIAEAWTSAPALRGMQDFNKDLDRVDSIRHHLKAMQLQDSIHAAGWQRALADRSDYNAPSLQWATMQVPGYWESLGQPSLDGIVWFKRTVDIPATWAGKDLKLDLGPIDDRDITYFNGQPIDSTMQGFTWMAERHYRIPASLVKAGSNTLVVKVIDDGGNGGMYGKPSQLALYPADQQPGAGIALGGTWQYAVAKVKPQPAVGNSPNQPSVLYNAMIAPLVPYAIKGAIWYQGEANVGRAAQYTRLFPLMIKDWRNHWQEGNFPFYFVQIAPFGYGGDSTQAAALRDAQRRTLKLAPNTGMAVTMDIGETGNIHPADKQDVGKRLALWALNKTYRKTDGVYSGPLYSGFEVKGNEVVVSFTNTDGGLSVVGDKLKDFELQDADGSWKPAQASISGEQVTVTSPDVKAPKGVRYAFYATAQGTLFNGKGLPASSFTSEALK; from the coding sequence ATGACGAAACTATTTGCGCTTTTGGGCCTGGCCCTGGCTCCTGCCGGGTATGCAGCCGCCCAGGTGAAGCTGCCTGCTTTTATTACAGACAGCATGGTATTGCAACAAGCCACCAATGCGCCCATCTGGGGCTGGAGCACACCCGGGCAAACTGTAAGCGTAAGCGGCAGCTGGTCTTCCAAAGCGGTAACCGGCGTGGCCGGCAAAGACGGCAAATGGATGGTAAAACTCCCCACGCCCAAAGCCGGCGGCCCTTACGAGGTAACGATCAAAGCCAATGAAACAAAAACACTACACGGCATATTGATAGGTGAAGTGTGGATCTGCTCCGGCCAGTCTAACATGGAAATGCCCGTACAGGGCTGGGGAGCCGGCACGCCCATCCAAAACTCCGCCACGGAAATAGCGGACGCCAACTACCCTTCCATCCGCATGTTTACGGTAGACAAAGCCGTGGGCTTTGCGCCCCAGGAAGACGTAAAAGGTAGCTGGGCTACCTGCGCTCCCACAACGGTAGGCAGTTTTAGCGCCACTGCTTATTTCTTTGGCCGCCAGTTGTACCAGCAACTGCACGTACCTATTGGTCTCATCCACACCAGCTGGGGTGGCACCATTGCGGAAGCATGGACCAGCGCACCCGCCCTGCGTGGCATGCAGGACTTTAACAAAGACCTGGACCGGGTGGATTCCATCCGCCACCACCTGAAAGCCATGCAACTGCAGGACAGCATTCATGCAGCCGGCTGGCAACGCGCCCTGGCAGACCGTAGCGATTACAACGCACCTTCCCTCCAATGGGCCACCATGCAGGTGCCCGGCTACTGGGAATCACTTGGGCAACCCTCCCTGGACGGCATTGTATGGTTTAAACGCACCGTTGATATTCCCGCCACCTGGGCCGGCAAAGACCTGAAGCTGGACCTGGGCCCTATTGACGACCGTGATATCACTTACTTCAATGGCCAGCCCATAGACAGCACTATGCAGGGCTTCACGTGGATGGCGGAACGTCATTACCGTATTCCTGCATCGCTGGTAAAAGCCGGCAGCAACACCCTTGTGGTAAAAGTGATCGATGATGGTGGCAACGGCGGCATGTACGGAAAACCTTCCCAGCTGGCGCTGTACCCGGCGGACCAGCAGCCTGGCGCCGGCATTGCATTGGGCGGCACCTGGCAGTACGCTGTTGCTAAAGTAAAGCCCCAGCCTGCGGTAGGCAATTCACCCAACCAGCCTTCTGTGCTCTACAACGCCATGATTGCACCACTGGTACCTTACGCCATCAAAGGCGCCATCTGGTACCAGGGCGAGGCAAACGTGGGCCGCGCAGCACAATACACCCGCCTGTTCCCGCTGATGATCAAAGACTGGCGCAATCACTGGCAGGAAGGTAACTTCCCCTTCTACTTTGTACAGATAGCGCCCTTCGGTTACGGAGGCGACAGCACACAGGCAGCCGCCCTCCGCGATGCACAGCGCAGAACCCTGAAACTGGCGCCCAATACAGGCATGGCCGTAACCATGGACATTGGCGAGACCGGCAACATCCACCCCGCGGATAAACAGGATGTAGGCAAGCGCCTGGCACTGTGGGCGCTGAACAAAACCTACCGGAAAACAGACGGCGTATATTCGGGACCGTTATACAGCGGGTTTGAAGTGAAAGGCAATGAAGTAGTGGTATCCTTCACTAACACCGACGGAGGCCTGAGCGTTGTGGGTGATAAGTTGAAAGACTTTGAGCTGCAGGATGCAGATGGCAGCTGGAAGCCGGCACAGGCCAGCATTTCCGGGGAACAGGTGACCGTGACCAGCCCGGATGTGAAAGCACCCAAAGGCGTGCGGTATGCATTCTATGCTACTGCACAGGGCACCTTGTTCAATGGCAAAGGATTGCCGGCCAGCTCATTTACTTCGGAAGCGTTGAAATAA